One segment of Anomalospiza imberbis isolate Cuckoo-Finch-1a 21T00152 chromosome 2, ASM3175350v1, whole genome shotgun sequence DNA contains the following:
- the LOC137469753 gene encoding transient receptor potential cation channel subfamily V member 6-like isoform X3 — protein MGVPLFGENNPFYSRIWNGLSQKLQGKKSWDKHLDEIYLLQQKRIWESPLLQAAKENNLAAIRKLLTDGTCDIYQRGAVGETALHVAAMYDNLEAAVALMEAAPELINERMTSELYEGQTALHIAAANQNTTLVKALLKRGANPSTARATGHFFRRSSQNLFYFGEHVLSFAACVGNEEIVQLLIENGADIRAQDSLGNTVLHILVLQPNKTFACHMYSLILSYDRNKEGPGSLELIPNNEGLSPFKLAGVEGNTVMFQYLMQKRKQNLWSFGPLSTVLYDITEIDSWAEDQSFLELIVSTKKREARQILDLTPVKELVSLKWNMYGRPYFCFLALFYILYMVCFTMCCVYRPLKPRTGNRTSSRDNTVYVQKMLQESYVAYEDELRLVGELITVIGAVVILVLEIPDILRVGAAKYFGQTILGGPFHIIVITYACMILVTMVMRLTSTTGEVVPMSFALVLGWCNVMYFARGFQMLGPFTIMIQKMIFGDLMRFCWLMAVVILGFASAFYIIFQTENPENLGQFYNYPMSLFTTFELFLTIIDGPANYDVDLPFMYSVVYFAFAIIATLLMLNLLIAMMGDTHWRVAHEQDELWRAQVVATTVMLERKLPRCLWPRSGICGREFGLGDRWYLRIEDRVDPNKHKMMRYTEAFKAQDRDNYDKGSEKLETNGDTFCKKEMSALSLSRSTSRTSSHRGWEILRRNTFRQLCGEVGPAVDEEVYDV, from the exons GATCTGGGAatccccactcctccaggctgccaAAGAGAACAACCTTGCTGCCATTAGGAAACTTCTCACTGACGGAACATGCGATATCTATCAGAGAG GCGCAGTGGGAGAGACTGCCCTTCATGTAGCTGCCATGTATGATAACTTGGAGGCAGCAGTGGCTCTGATGGAAGCAGCTCCTGAGCTTATCAATGAGAGGATGACATCAGAACTTTATGAAG GGCAGACAGCTCTCCACATTGCAGCAGCCAACCAGAACACCACGCTGGTGAAGGCTTTGCTTAAGAGAGGAGCCAATCCCAGCACAGCAAGGGCCACCGGGCACTTCTTCAGGCGCAGCTCCCAGAACCTTTTCTATTTTG GAGAACATGTTTTATCGTTTGCTGCCTGTGTGGGAAATGAGGAAATTGTGCAGCTGCTCATTGAGAATGGAGCTGACATTAGAGCTCAAGATTCTCTGG GTAACACTGTTCTGCACATCCTGGTTCTCCAACCTAATAAGACGTTTGCCTGCCATATGTACAGCCTGATACTTTCCTATGACAGGAACAAAGAAGGACCAGGGTCACTTGAACTGATTCCTAACAATGAGGGACTTAGTCCATTCAAACTGGCTGGAGTTGAGGGCAACACTGTG ATGTTTCAATATCTTATGCAGAAGCGGAAGCAGAATCTCTGGTCCTTTGGCCCCTTGAGCACTGTGCTGTATGATATCACAGAGATTGACTCCTGGGCTGAAGATCAGTCCTTCCTTGAGCTCATAGTATCCACCAAGAAGAGAGAG GCACGCCAGATCTTGGACCTAACACCTGTGAAGGAGCTGGTGAGCCTGAAGTGGAACATGTATGGTCGTCCCTATTTCTGTTTCCTGGCCTTATTCTACATCCTCTACATGGTCTGTTTCACCATGTGCTGCGTCTACCGGCCTCTGAAACCCCGCACAGGCAACAGAACCAGCAGCAGGGACAACACAGTCTATGTCCAGAAAATGCTTCAG gaatCATATGTGGCATATGAGGATGAGCTGAGGCTGGTGGGGGAGCTGATCACAGTCATTGGAGCTGTAGTAATTTTGGTCCTTGAG ATTCCAGATATTCTTAGAGTTGgagcagcaaaatattttggacAAACAATCCTAGGAGGGCCTTTCCACATAATTGT CATCACATATGCTTGCATGATCCTAGTGACCATGGTGATGCGTCTCACCAGCACAACTGGGGAGGTGGTGCCCATGTCCTTCGCCCTGGTGCTGGGATGGTGCAACGTCATGTACTTTGCTCGGGGCTTCCAGATGCTCGGACCTTTCACCATCATGATCCAGAAG ATGATATTTGGAGATCTCATGCGCTTTTGCTGGCTCATGGCTGTGGTGATATTGGGCTTTGCATCAG CTTTTTACATCATCTTTCAGACAGAGAACCCTGAAAACCTTGGGCAGTTCTACAACTATCCCATGTCCTTGTTCACCACTTTTGAGCTGTTCCTTACTATCATTGATGGCCCTGCAAACTATGATGTGGACCTGCCCTTTATGTACAGCGTGGTGTACTTTGCTTTTGCCATCATTGCCACCCTCCTTATGCTCAACTTGTTAATTGCTATGATGGGTGACACCCACTGGAGAGTGGCACAcgagcaggatgagctctggaGAGCCCAG GTTGTTGCTACTACTGTCATGTTGGAGCGGAAGCTGCCGCGGTGCCTCTGGCCTCGCTCAGGAATCTGCGGGCGGGAGTTTGGGCTGGGGGACCGATGGTATCTCAG AATTGAAGACAGGGTTGATCCCAACAAACACAAGATGATGCGGTACACAGAGGCATTTAAGGCTCAGGATAGGGATAACTATGACAAAGGTTCAGAAAAGCTGGAAACCAACGGGGACACCTTCTGCAAGAAGGAAATGTCTGCTCTGTCACTGTCACGGAGCACATCCAGAACTAGCTCTCACCGTGGCTGGGAGATACTGAGGCGCAACACCTTCCGCCAGCTCTGTGGAGAGGTCGGTCCTGCCGTGGATGAGGAGGTCTATGATGTCTAA
- the LOC137469753 gene encoding transient receptor potential cation channel subfamily V member 5-like isoform X2 encodes MGVPLFGENNPFYSRIWNGLSQKLQGKKSWDKHLDEIYLLQQKRIWESPLLQAAKENNLAAIRKLLTDGTCDIYQRGAVGETALHVAAMYDNLEAAVALMEAAPELINERMTSELYEGQTALHIAAANQNTTLVKALLKRGANPSTARATGHFFRRSSQNLFYFGEHVLSFAACVGNEEIVQLLIENGADIRAQDSLGNTVLHILVLQPNKTFACHMYSLILSYDRNKEGPGSLELIPNNEGLSPFKLAGVEGNTVMFQYLMQKRKQNLWSFGPLSTVLYDITEIDSWAEDQSFLELIVSTKKREARQILDLTPVKELVSLKWNMYGRPYFCFLALFYILYMVCFTMCCVYRPLKPRTGNRTSSRDNTVYVQKMLQESYVAYEDELRLVGELITVIGAVVILVLEIPDILRVGAAKYFGQTILGGPFHIIVITYACMILVTMVMRLTSTTGEVVPMSFALVLGWCNVMYFARGFQMLGPFTIMIQKMIFGDLMRFCWLMAVVILGFASAFYIIFQTENPENLGQFYNYPMSLFTTFELFLTIIDGPANYDVDLPFMYSVVYFAFAIIATLLMLNLLIAMMGDTHWRVAHEQDELWRAQVVATTVMLERKLPRCLWPRSGICGREFGLGDRWYLRIEDRVDPNKHKMMRYTEAFKAQDRDNYDKGSEKLETNGDTFCKKEMSALSLSRSTSRTSSHRGWEILRRNTFRQLCGENLNQALNCARRTLWQELCPDLRNLQSKTRN; translated from the exons GATCTGGGAatccccactcctccaggctgccaAAGAGAACAACCTTGCTGCCATTAGGAAACTTCTCACTGACGGAACATGCGATATCTATCAGAGAG GCGCAGTGGGAGAGACTGCCCTTCATGTAGCTGCCATGTATGATAACTTGGAGGCAGCAGTGGCTCTGATGGAAGCAGCTCCTGAGCTTATCAATGAGAGGATGACATCAGAACTTTATGAAG GGCAGACAGCTCTCCACATTGCAGCAGCCAACCAGAACACCACGCTGGTGAAGGCTTTGCTTAAGAGAGGAGCCAATCCCAGCACAGCAAGGGCCACCGGGCACTTCTTCAGGCGCAGCTCCCAGAACCTTTTCTATTTTG GAGAACATGTTTTATCGTTTGCTGCCTGTGTGGGAAATGAGGAAATTGTGCAGCTGCTCATTGAGAATGGAGCTGACATTAGAGCTCAAGATTCTCTGG GTAACACTGTTCTGCACATCCTGGTTCTCCAACCTAATAAGACGTTTGCCTGCCATATGTACAGCCTGATACTTTCCTATGACAGGAACAAAGAAGGACCAGGGTCACTTGAACTGATTCCTAACAATGAGGGACTTAGTCCATTCAAACTGGCTGGAGTTGAGGGCAACACTGTG ATGTTTCAATATCTTATGCAGAAGCGGAAGCAGAATCTCTGGTCCTTTGGCCCCTTGAGCACTGTGCTGTATGATATCACAGAGATTGACTCCTGGGCTGAAGATCAGTCCTTCCTTGAGCTCATAGTATCCACCAAGAAGAGAGAG GCACGCCAGATCTTGGACCTAACACCTGTGAAGGAGCTGGTGAGCCTGAAGTGGAACATGTATGGTCGTCCCTATTTCTGTTTCCTGGCCTTATTCTACATCCTCTACATGGTCTGTTTCACCATGTGCTGCGTCTACCGGCCTCTGAAACCCCGCACAGGCAACAGAACCAGCAGCAGGGACAACACAGTCTATGTCCAGAAAATGCTTCAG gaatCATATGTGGCATATGAGGATGAGCTGAGGCTGGTGGGGGAGCTGATCACAGTCATTGGAGCTGTAGTAATTTTGGTCCTTGAG ATTCCAGATATTCTTAGAGTTGgagcagcaaaatattttggacAAACAATCCTAGGAGGGCCTTTCCACATAATTGT CATCACATATGCTTGCATGATCCTAGTGACCATGGTGATGCGTCTCACCAGCACAACTGGGGAGGTGGTGCCCATGTCCTTCGCCCTGGTGCTGGGATGGTGCAACGTCATGTACTTTGCTCGGGGCTTCCAGATGCTCGGACCTTTCACCATCATGATCCAGAAG ATGATATTTGGAGATCTCATGCGCTTTTGCTGGCTCATGGCTGTGGTGATATTGGGCTTTGCATCAG CTTTTTACATCATCTTTCAGACAGAGAACCCTGAAAACCTTGGGCAGTTCTACAACTATCCCATGTCCTTGTTCACCACTTTTGAGCTGTTCCTTACTATCATTGATGGCCCTGCAAACTATGATGTGGACCTGCCCTTTATGTACAGCGTGGTGTACTTTGCTTTTGCCATCATTGCCACCCTCCTTATGCTCAACTTGTTAATTGCTATGATGGGTGACACCCACTGGAGAGTGGCACAcgagcaggatgagctctggaGAGCCCAG GTTGTTGCTACTACTGTCATGTTGGAGCGGAAGCTGCCGCGGTGCCTCTGGCCTCGCTCAGGAATCTGCGGGCGGGAGTTTGGGCTGGGGGACCGATGGTATCTCAG AATTGAAGACAGGGTTGATCCCAACAAACACAAGATGATGCGGTACACAGAGGCATTTAAGGCTCAGGATAGGGATAACTATGACAAAGGTTCAGAAAAGCTGGAAACCAACGGGGACACCTTCTGCAAGAAGGAAATGTCTGCTCTGTCACTGTCACGGAGCACATCCAGAACTAGCTCTCACCGTGGCTGGGAGATACTGAGGCGCAACACCTTCCGCCAGCTCTGTGGAGAG AATTTAAATCAAGCTCTCAACTGTGCACGGAGAACTCTCTGGCAAGAGTTGTGTCCTGACCTGAGAAATCTACAATCCAAGACAAGAAACTAG
- the LOC137469753 gene encoding transient receptor potential cation channel subfamily V member 6-like isoform X4, translated as MGVPLFGENNPFYSRIWNGLSQKLQGKKSWDKHLDEIYLLQQKRIWESPLLQAAKENNLAAIRKLLTDGTCDIYQRGAVGETALHVAAMYDNLEAAVALMEAAPELINERMTSELYEGQTALHIAAANQNTTLVKALLKRGANPSTARATGHFFRRSSQNLFYFGEHVLSFAACVGNEEIVQLLIENGADIRAQDSLGNTVLHILVLQPNKTFACHMYSLILSYDRNKEGPGSLELIPNNEGLSPFKLAGVEGNTVMFQYLMQKRKQNLWSFGPLSTVLYDITEIDSWAEDQSFLELIVSTKKREARQILDLTPVKELVSLKWNMYGRPYFCFLALFYILYMVCFTMCCVYRPLKPRTGNRTSSRDNTVYVQKMLQPADLCQGGIGGVLCSPLLWLGLFLWHSQESYVAYEDELRLVGELITVIGAVVILVLEIPDILRVGAAKYFGQTILGGPFHIIVITYACMILVTMVMRLTSTTGEVVPMSFALVLGWCNVMYFARGFQMLGPFTIMIQKMIFGDLMRFCWLMAVVILGFASAFYIIFQTENPENLGQFYNYPMSLFTTFELFLTIIDGPANYDVDLPFMYSVVYFAFAIIATLLMLNLLIAMMGDTHWRVAHEQDELWRAQVI; from the exons GATCTGGGAatccccactcctccaggctgccaAAGAGAACAACCTTGCTGCCATTAGGAAACTTCTCACTGACGGAACATGCGATATCTATCAGAGAG GCGCAGTGGGAGAGACTGCCCTTCATGTAGCTGCCATGTATGATAACTTGGAGGCAGCAGTGGCTCTGATGGAAGCAGCTCCTGAGCTTATCAATGAGAGGATGACATCAGAACTTTATGAAG GGCAGACAGCTCTCCACATTGCAGCAGCCAACCAGAACACCACGCTGGTGAAGGCTTTGCTTAAGAGAGGAGCCAATCCCAGCACAGCAAGGGCCACCGGGCACTTCTTCAGGCGCAGCTCCCAGAACCTTTTCTATTTTG GAGAACATGTTTTATCGTTTGCTGCCTGTGTGGGAAATGAGGAAATTGTGCAGCTGCTCATTGAGAATGGAGCTGACATTAGAGCTCAAGATTCTCTGG GTAACACTGTTCTGCACATCCTGGTTCTCCAACCTAATAAGACGTTTGCCTGCCATATGTACAGCCTGATACTTTCCTATGACAGGAACAAAGAAGGACCAGGGTCACTTGAACTGATTCCTAACAATGAGGGACTTAGTCCATTCAAACTGGCTGGAGTTGAGGGCAACACTGTG ATGTTTCAATATCTTATGCAGAAGCGGAAGCAGAATCTCTGGTCCTTTGGCCCCTTGAGCACTGTGCTGTATGATATCACAGAGATTGACTCCTGGGCTGAAGATCAGTCCTTCCTTGAGCTCATAGTATCCACCAAGAAGAGAGAG GCACGCCAGATCTTGGACCTAACACCTGTGAAGGAGCTGGTGAGCCTGAAGTGGAACATGTATGGTCGTCCCTATTTCTGTTTCCTGGCCTTATTCTACATCCTCTACATGGTCTGTTTCACCATGTGCTGCGTCTACCGGCCTCTGAAACCCCGCACAGGCAACAGAACCAGCAGCAGGGACAACACAGTCTATGTCCAGAAAATGCTTCAG CCAGCTGACCTTTGTCAGGGAGGAATAGGAGGTGTGCTCTGTTCTCCATTGCTGTGGCTGGGCTTGTTCCTCTGGCATTCCCAG gaatCATATGTGGCATATGAGGATGAGCTGAGGCTGGTGGGGGAGCTGATCACAGTCATTGGAGCTGTAGTAATTTTGGTCCTTGAG ATTCCAGATATTCTTAGAGTTGgagcagcaaaatattttggacAAACAATCCTAGGAGGGCCTTTCCACATAATTGT CATCACATATGCTTGCATGATCCTAGTGACCATGGTGATGCGTCTCACCAGCACAACTGGGGAGGTGGTGCCCATGTCCTTCGCCCTGGTGCTGGGATGGTGCAACGTCATGTACTTTGCTCGGGGCTTCCAGATGCTCGGACCTTTCACCATCATGATCCAGAAG ATGATATTTGGAGATCTCATGCGCTTTTGCTGGCTCATGGCTGTGGTGATATTGGGCTTTGCATCAG CTTTTTACATCATCTTTCAGACAGAGAACCCTGAAAACCTTGGGCAGTTCTACAACTATCCCATGTCCTTGTTCACCACTTTTGAGCTGTTCCTTACTATCATTGATGGCCCTGCAAACTATGATGTGGACCTGCCCTTTATGTACAGCGTGGTGTACTTTGCTTTTGCCATCATTGCCACCCTCCTTATGCTCAACTTGTTAATTGCTATGATGGGTGACACCCACTGGAGAGTGGCACAcgagcaggatgagctctggaGAGCCCAGGTAATCTAG
- the LOC137469753 gene encoding transient receptor potential cation channel subfamily V member 5-like isoform X1 — protein MGVPLFGENNPFYSRIWNGLSQKLQGKKSWDKHLDEIYLLQQKRIWESPLLQAAKENNLAAIRKLLTDGTCDIYQRGAVGETALHVAAMYDNLEAAVALMEAAPELINERMTSELYEGQTALHIAAANQNTTLVKALLKRGANPSTARATGHFFRRSSQNLFYFGEHVLSFAACVGNEEIVQLLIENGADIRAQDSLGNTVLHILVLQPNKTFACHMYSLILSYDRNKEGPGSLELIPNNEGLSPFKLAGVEGNTVMFQYLMQKRKQNLWSFGPLSTVLYDITEIDSWAEDQSFLELIVSTKKREARQILDLTPVKELVSLKWNMYGRPYFCFLALFYILYMVCFTMCCVYRPLKPRTGNRTSSRDNTVYVQKMLQPADLCQGGIGGVLCSPLLWLGLFLWHSQESYVAYEDELRLVGELITVIGAVVILVLEIPDILRVGAAKYFGQTILGGPFHIIVITYACMILVTMVMRLTSTTGEVVPMSFALVLGWCNVMYFARGFQMLGPFTIMIQKMIFGDLMRFCWLMAVVILGFASAFYIIFQTENPENLGQFYNYPMSLFTTFELFLTIIDGPANYDVDLPFMYSVVYFAFAIIATLLMLNLLIAMMGDTHWRVAHEQDELWRAQVVATTVMLERKLPRCLWPRSGICGREFGLGDRWYLRIEDRVDPNKHKMMRYTEAFKAQDRDNYDKGSEKLETNGDTFCKKEMSALSLSRSTSRTSSHRGWEILRRNTFRQLCGEVGPAVDEEVYDV, from the exons GATCTGGGAatccccactcctccaggctgccaAAGAGAACAACCTTGCTGCCATTAGGAAACTTCTCACTGACGGAACATGCGATATCTATCAGAGAG GCGCAGTGGGAGAGACTGCCCTTCATGTAGCTGCCATGTATGATAACTTGGAGGCAGCAGTGGCTCTGATGGAAGCAGCTCCTGAGCTTATCAATGAGAGGATGACATCAGAACTTTATGAAG GGCAGACAGCTCTCCACATTGCAGCAGCCAACCAGAACACCACGCTGGTGAAGGCTTTGCTTAAGAGAGGAGCCAATCCCAGCACAGCAAGGGCCACCGGGCACTTCTTCAGGCGCAGCTCCCAGAACCTTTTCTATTTTG GAGAACATGTTTTATCGTTTGCTGCCTGTGTGGGAAATGAGGAAATTGTGCAGCTGCTCATTGAGAATGGAGCTGACATTAGAGCTCAAGATTCTCTGG GTAACACTGTTCTGCACATCCTGGTTCTCCAACCTAATAAGACGTTTGCCTGCCATATGTACAGCCTGATACTTTCCTATGACAGGAACAAAGAAGGACCAGGGTCACTTGAACTGATTCCTAACAATGAGGGACTTAGTCCATTCAAACTGGCTGGAGTTGAGGGCAACACTGTG ATGTTTCAATATCTTATGCAGAAGCGGAAGCAGAATCTCTGGTCCTTTGGCCCCTTGAGCACTGTGCTGTATGATATCACAGAGATTGACTCCTGGGCTGAAGATCAGTCCTTCCTTGAGCTCATAGTATCCACCAAGAAGAGAGAG GCACGCCAGATCTTGGACCTAACACCTGTGAAGGAGCTGGTGAGCCTGAAGTGGAACATGTATGGTCGTCCCTATTTCTGTTTCCTGGCCTTATTCTACATCCTCTACATGGTCTGTTTCACCATGTGCTGCGTCTACCGGCCTCTGAAACCCCGCACAGGCAACAGAACCAGCAGCAGGGACAACACAGTCTATGTCCAGAAAATGCTTCAG CCAGCTGACCTTTGTCAGGGAGGAATAGGAGGTGTGCTCTGTTCTCCATTGCTGTGGCTGGGCTTGTTCCTCTGGCATTCCCAG gaatCATATGTGGCATATGAGGATGAGCTGAGGCTGGTGGGGGAGCTGATCACAGTCATTGGAGCTGTAGTAATTTTGGTCCTTGAG ATTCCAGATATTCTTAGAGTTGgagcagcaaaatattttggacAAACAATCCTAGGAGGGCCTTTCCACATAATTGT CATCACATATGCTTGCATGATCCTAGTGACCATGGTGATGCGTCTCACCAGCACAACTGGGGAGGTGGTGCCCATGTCCTTCGCCCTGGTGCTGGGATGGTGCAACGTCATGTACTTTGCTCGGGGCTTCCAGATGCTCGGACCTTTCACCATCATGATCCAGAAG ATGATATTTGGAGATCTCATGCGCTTTTGCTGGCTCATGGCTGTGGTGATATTGGGCTTTGCATCAG CTTTTTACATCATCTTTCAGACAGAGAACCCTGAAAACCTTGGGCAGTTCTACAACTATCCCATGTCCTTGTTCACCACTTTTGAGCTGTTCCTTACTATCATTGATGGCCCTGCAAACTATGATGTGGACCTGCCCTTTATGTACAGCGTGGTGTACTTTGCTTTTGCCATCATTGCCACCCTCCTTATGCTCAACTTGTTAATTGCTATGATGGGTGACACCCACTGGAGAGTGGCACAcgagcaggatgagctctggaGAGCCCAG GTTGTTGCTACTACTGTCATGTTGGAGCGGAAGCTGCCGCGGTGCCTCTGGCCTCGCTCAGGAATCTGCGGGCGGGAGTTTGGGCTGGGGGACCGATGGTATCTCAG AATTGAAGACAGGGTTGATCCCAACAAACACAAGATGATGCGGTACACAGAGGCATTTAAGGCTCAGGATAGGGATAACTATGACAAAGGTTCAGAAAAGCTGGAAACCAACGGGGACACCTTCTGCAAGAAGGAAATGTCTGCTCTGTCACTGTCACGGAGCACATCCAGAACTAGCTCTCACCGTGGCTGGGAGATACTGAGGCGCAACACCTTCCGCCAGCTCTGTGGAGAGGTCGGTCCTGCCGTGGATGAGGAGGTCTATGATGTCTAA